From Argopecten irradians isolate NY chromosome 12, Ai_NY, whole genome shotgun sequence, one genomic window encodes:
- the LOC138336988 gene encoding syndecan-3-like, with amino-acid sequence MHFFMLQETTTTTEATTSTQTTTTTEATTSTTTAIKTTKRRKPKPTTTSTESATTVNITNVTDQATTLKPFPESPNTTVHTDQWTTTELPSDPPTAVLMKVVIVISGCGVIGIFIIAIVVKMKKRTREMEITEIRMEDGGAS; translated from the exons atgcatttttttatgttacaggAAACGACCACCACGACCGAAGCCACTACATCAACGCAAACGACCACCACGACCGAAGCCACCACATCAACAACAACGGCAATAAAGACAACAAAACGAAGAAAG ccGAAGCCCACCACCACCTCTACTGAATCCGCCACTACTGTCAACATCACTAACGTGACGGACCAAGCCACCACACTAAAA CCCTTCCCGGAATCGCCAAACACCACCGTACACACCGACCAGTGGACGACCACGGAGCTACCGTCAGATCCCCCGACGGCGGTGTTGATGAAAG TTGTGATCGTGATTTCTGGATGTGGTGTCATCGGTATTTTCATCATTGCCATCGTGGTGAAGATGAAGAAGAGGACGAGGGAGATGGAAATCACGGAGATCAGGATGGAGGATGGAGGAGCTAGCTAG
- the LOC138305089 gene encoding uncharacterized protein F54H12.2-like, protein MAPISHPQKKTALINLPLQTMWSQVDVSLQGKQLSVNSGNYAYKAYLQTLLNFSRSTQRTQLTSQMFFYDTPGAMNETDPAGTNSGLYERYQFTKDSMNFDMIGPLCEDVCRLDRYILNGVDIDLKLYRNRLPFVLMSGAINKQYQIELQEIVFRVCRVQVNPGVLVGHNKALEVSPAKYPYVRTEVKVATVPSGQSSFIWDNLYQSKLPSKIIVGLVSGDSYSGQFDKNPFNFQHFNAVSVGLYVNNVSVPYRPHKLDFNTNTGQCFITAFRSLYEVADKADKDTDNAIDRDDWPLGYALYGFLLQPQFGDEPHMSLNQQANVRLEIVLSKSLSETVSCIVYSEFNDMFQIDQARNVILSSAL, encoded by the coding sequence ATGGCACCGATCTCGCACCCGCAGAAAAAAACAGCTCTGATCAATCTTCCGCTTCAGACTATGTGGAGTCAGGTGGACGTGTCGCTACAGGGGAAACAACTCTCCGTCAATTCCGGAAATTATGCATACAAAGCGTATCTACAGACTTTACTCAATTTCAGTAGATCGACCCAGAGAACGCAGCTTACGTCACAGATGTTCTTTTACGATACACCAGGTGCCATGAACGAAACAGACCCGGCAGGTACAAACAGTGGGCTTTACGAAAGATACCAATTCACTAAAGATAGTATGAACTTTGATATGATTGGGCCGCTTTGTGAGGACGTGTGTCGCCTCGATAGATACATTCTGAACGGTGTCGACATTGACCTGAAGCTGTACAGAAACAGACTCCCATTCGTACTCATGTCGGGCGCTATCAACAAACAATACCAGATAGAATTGCAAGAAATCGTTTTCCGGGTGTGCCGAGTGCAAGTGAACCCTGGAGTATTGGTCGGCCATAACAAAGCACTAGAGGTCAGTCCCGCTAAGTACCCTTACGTCAGAACAGAGGTCAAGGTCGCCACAGTCCCTTCCGGTCAGAGCAGTTTTATTTGGGACAATCTATACCAGTCGAAATTACCATCGAAAATAATCGTCGGGTTAGTGTCGGGCGATTCCTATTCGGGACAATTCGATAAAAATCCATTCAATTTTCAACATTTCAACGCTGTCAGCGTCGGTCTCTACGTTAATAACGTCAGTGTTCCCTATCGCCCCCACAAACTAGATTTCAACACGAACACCGGGCAGTGTTTCATCACTGCATTCCGCAGTTTGTACGAAGTGGCCGATAAGGCCGACAAAGATACAGATAACGCCATCGACCGTGACGACTGGCCGCTGGGCTACGCCCTCTACGGCTTCCTACTTCAGCCTCAGTTTGGCGATGAACCTCACATGAGTTTGAACCAACAAGCCAATGTACGATTAGAAATCGTATTGTCTAAATCCCTATCAGAAACTGTGTCCTGTATTGTATATTCGGAATTCAATGACATGTTTCAAATCGACCAGGCTCGAAATGTGATTCTCTCCAGtgcattgtaa